The nucleotide window CCGGTAAGAACTATGGCTGGCCGATCATTACCTACGGGGTGAATTATAACGGGGAAAAGATCGGCATCGGCACCCACAAGGAAGGTATGGAACAGCCGGTATATTACTGGGATCCCTCCATCGCGCCGTCCGGGATGGTTTATTATGACGGCAAGGCGTTCCCCGACTGGCAGGGTAACCTGCTTGTTGGTGCCCTGAAGGATGAAATGATCGTAAGGCTTGAGCTGAAGGACGGCAAAGTTGTCCACGAAGAGCGGATGCTGCAGAGCAAATATGGACGTATCCGTGACGTGCGTCAGGGCCCGGACGGTTATCTCTATTTTGTCAACGACGTACGCAAAGGCAAGCTGTTGCGTATCAGGCCTGCCGGAAACTAGTCCAGGCTTACGCCCTTCCGTCCGGCCAGGTCCTGTATATATTGCCAGGCCACACGGCCGGAGCGGGAGCCGCGGGTTGTCGCCCACTCCTTGGCTTCGGCATGGGCGGCGTCCTTGTCGGTGGGGATTTTATAATGGTCGATATAGCTGTCGACCATGCGCAGGAAGACTTCCTGCGGGCAGCTGTGAAACCCGAGCCACAGGCCGAACCGGTCGGACAGGGAGACTTTTTCCTCAACGGCTTCCGAGGGATTGATGGCCGTCCCGCGTTCATTCTCCATCATGCTTCTTGCCATCAGGTGCCGCCGGTTCGATGTGGCGTAGAAGATCACGTTTTTCGGCCGCCCCTCGATGCCGCCTTCAAGAACGGCCTTCAGGGATTTGTAGGTGCTGTCTTCTCCGTCGAAGGATAAATCGTCGCAGAAAAGAATGACCTGCCGGCCGCTGTTGCGGATGATTTCCAGAAGGCGGGGCAGGGTCGGGATATCCTCCCGGTGAATTTCCACAAGGGCAAGTTTTTTCTCGAGGGTTTTGTTTAGTTCCGCATGCAGAGCCTTGACCAGCGAGCTTTTCCCCATGCCGCGTGCGCCCCACAAGAGGGCGTTGTTGGCCGGCAGCCCCTGGGCAAACTGTTCGGTATTGCGCCTCAGGATATCACAGACATGATCTATGCCCTTAAGCAGATCCAGATTTATATGATTGACGTTGACGATTCTCTGCAGCCGGTCAGGCTCAGTCTGCCAGACAAATGCAGCGCCCTCATTAAGGCCGACACGGCCGGTTTTTTTGGGGGCCATCCGGTCCAGAGCATCTGCGATCCGGTTGAGCAGGGGAAGAATATCTTTATCGTCAGTCATTTCTCTCATCCTTGATTAAAACTGCTGTAGCATAGAAAAGCACCCAGTCAAATAATTTCCGCCTTGTTTTTTGACGGGGGTCACCCTATATCGGACTGAAGATTGAAAAAAAAAGCAGGGACGTTATAGTGCCTGCATCCAATAAGACAAAAGGGAAGTCAAAATGTTGATATCTACTGCATACGCACAGGACGCGGCAGCCGGCGGCGATCCGATCATGAGCTTTCTCCCCCTGATCCTGATCTTTGTTGTTTTCTATTTCCTGCTGATCCGTCCCCAGCAGAAACGGGCCAAGGAACATAAACAGCTTGTCGAAGGTCTGCGCCGCGGTGATGTAGTGGTTACTTCGGGTGGCCTGATCGGTAAAATCGCCAGGGTAATCGACGACAATGAAGTCGAAGTGGAAATTGCCAAGGATGTGAAAGTCAAAGTCATGCGCAGCATGATCGCGACGGTCCAGGGCAAACCTGAACCTGCCAACGACACTGAGAAAAAATAAACAGACGGGATAAACCCATGCTGAACTTTCCCCGCTGGAAGGTCGTACTCATTAGCCTTGTATCATTATTGGGGATACTGGCGGCCGTACCCAACTTTATGACGGAAGAACAGGCAGCGGCGCTGCCCTCTTTCCTGCCAAGCAAACAGGTAACTCTTGGGCTTGACCTGCAGGGTGGGGCGCACCTTCTGGTGGAAGTGCAGGCGGACACCATACTGGAAGATCGCCTTCAGGACAAAAGCGACGAAGTCAAGGATGCCCTGAGTACGGAAAAGATCCGTCACCGTCGACGTGTCCGTGATGGCAAGATTATCGTGACCCTGAATAACCCGGCGGAACATGAGCGGGCGGTATCCCTGATCAACAGCGAAGCCAAGAATACAATCGGTGCCTCTATGACATCCATAGGATCAGACGATATTCTGGTCACTGATCTGGGCAACGGCATCATTGAAGTGAGCCAGACCGAGGCGGCGATTAAGGAATACAAGCGGCTGACCGTGGCCCAGTCCGTGGAAATCGTTCGGCGCCGTATCGATGAAATGGGCACCAAGGAACCCTCGATCCAGCAAAACGGGACGGACCGGATATTGATCCAGGTGCCGGGCATCGATGATCCCCAGAAACTGAAAGAAATCCTGGGAAAAACCGCCAAAATGGAATTCCGTCTGGTGGACCAGTCTGTCAGCCCCGATGATATCGCCCGTGGTCGAGTGCCACCGGGGACAGAAATTGTGCCCGCCTCAGATGAGGACGTCGCCGCCGGTGCACCGCCCTATGCAGTGCGCAAGCGGGTTATCCTGTCCGGTGAAAACCTGGTGGATGCGAGCCTCGGTTACGACCAGAACGGCCAACCGGCGGTGAGCTTCCGCTTTGACAGTGCCGGAGGCAAAAAATTTGCTGATACAACCCGCAAGAATGTCGGCAAGCCTTTTGCCATCGTGCTGGATAACAAGGTGATCAGCGCACCCCGTATCAACAGCCCGATCCTGGGCGGATCCGGTATCATTACCGGTAATTTCACTATCGAGAGCGCCAATGAACTGGCGTTGCTGCTCCGGGCCGGCGCCCTTCCGGCACCATTGAAAATTCTGGAAGAACGGACTGTAGGTCCGGATCTGGGTGCTGATTCTATTGCTGCCGGTGAAGTTGCCGCCATGATCGGTCTTGCGGCGGTGATGATCTATATCCTGATCTCCTATGGCTTCTTTGGCGTCGTGGCCAACGTGACCCTGGTGGTCAACATTTTCATGATCCTTGGTGTGCTTTCAACACTTGGGGCGACACTGACCCTGCCGGGTATTGCCGGGATTGTTCTGACCATCGGTATGGCCGTGGATGCCAACGTGTTGATTTTCGAGCGTATCCGGGAGGAAATCCGTGCCGGACGAGGGGCGCTTGCCGCCCTTGAACAGGGGTATGCCCGTGCTCTCAGCACGATCCTGGATGCCAATGTGACGACCTTGATTGCTGCCCTGATCCTGTTCCAGTTTGGGTCCGGACCAGTCAAAGGCTTTGCCGTTACCCTGGCCTGCGGTATCTTTACGTCTGTTTTTACAGCGGTCAGCCTGAGCCGTTTGATCCTTGCCACATGGGCCCGCAAGCGGCGTCCTGAAACGCTGAAGCTATAGAGGGAGCCTGAGAATGTTACTGAAACTGGTTCCAGAGAAAACCAATGTCAAATTTGTGAATTACCGGATGCTGGCCTTTGCCATGTCTCTTGCCCTGGTAATTGCCTCCATCGCCCTGTTTTTTACCCACGGGTTGAGTTACGGCATTGACTTCAAAGGCGGCGTGCTTATGGAGATCAAGACCGAACAAAAGGCCGACCTGGCGGCGATCCGACAGTCGGTCGGCGACCTTGGTATGGGGACGCCGGTGGTTCAGGAATTCGGTGCCGACACAGATGTGTTGATCCGCCTGGAGTACCAGGACAACAAGTCGCTTGAGGATATTGTGAAAGAGGTCAAGCAAAGCCTCGATCAGAATATCGACGGCGAGGTCAGCTTTCGACGGACGGAAACTGTTGGGCCAAAGGTCTCCGGCGAACTCGTTGAGGATGGCATTCTTTCGGTATCCCTGGCGGTGCTGGCGGTGCTGGTCTATATCTGGTTTCGCTTTGAATGGCAGTTTGGTCTGGGGGCCGTGATTGCCCTGGTGCATGACGTTTTACTCACCATTGGCCTGTTCTCCTTTATCGAAATGGAATTCAACCTGTCGATTATTGCGGCGATCCTGACCATTGTCGGTTATTCCCTCAATGATACGGTGGTCGTTTATGACCGGGTGCGGGAGAACCTGCGTAAATACCGCAAAATGGAAATGCTGGACCTGCTGAACCTGAGCCTGAACGAAACCCTGTCGCGGACAATCATGACGTCGGTGACAACCCTTCTGGCCCTGGCAGCGCTGTTCTATTTTGGCGGCGAAAACATCCATGGCTTTACCGCTGCCATGATCTGGGGCGTGTTTGTTGGAACCTATTCTTCAGTCTTTATTGCCTGTCCGGTCCTGCTGTGGTTTGAGATGCGCCGGGAACCGGACAGCGAGATCCCGGAAGGCATGGAAGTTCTGCCGCCTGAAAAGGGGTAATACTGCCCGATGAAATTTGAAGAGGCAAAAACCCAGTCCGAAACAAGCATTTCTGCCTACGGCAACGGCGGGTTCCGGATTGGCGAAGACCTTCGTGTGGAGGGTTCGGTTCTTCTGACGCCGCAAGGCTATTATCCCTGGGATGTAACCTCAAAGGAACAGATGAGCACAGAATCTTTTGCACGCATCATCGAAATGAGTGAAGACCTGGAGCTTTTGATCCTGGGAATGGGCGAGAATATGGCTTTCCTGAAGCGTGATCTTAGAAGCCATCTGGAAAGCCACGACATAGGTGTCGAAGTGATGGCTACCGGTGCGGCAGCACGGACCTATAACGTACTTCTTCTGGAGGGGCGACGGGTGGCGGCGGCCCTGATTGCGGTCTGAATTCGTCACTAAAAAAGGCCGGTAAAACCGGCCTTTTCCAATTTCATAATGAATCTTATGTCTTATCCCAGTCCCACTGAATTCTGATAAGAAATCATGCTGAACAACATGGGGATGGACAGCAATGTGTTGGTGCGGGAGAACAACATCGCCCGGCGGCCGGCTTTCGGTTTGGCGTCCGCCTCTGCCTCCACAATACCCAGCGCTATTTTCTGATTTGGCCAGATGATGAACCAGACGTTGAAAGCCATGATCAGGCCGAACCACATGCCGAAACCGATGTCAGGCTGTTTCAGCGTCAGGGCTTCTACCAGATAGCCGTTCATCCAGGCCAGCAGGAGACCAAAGACTATGGTGCTTAATGCACCCCAGCGGAACCAGAACAGGGCCTCTGGCGCAATGACTTTGCTGATGGCCGGTTTCTGTTCGTCGGGAATTTTCGACATGCTCGGGATCTGAATGAAATTAAAATACCAGAGGATGCCGATCCACATCACACCGCTGAGAACATGGAGATATCTTACGAGAAAAAGTCCGAATTCATGTGTCATGATATTTGCTCCCCTATTATCTATTTCATCATGTCGGAGACAGCTTTCGCGGCGTCCGGCTGATCTCTGTTTTCAAGGTAGTTTGTTGCAAATACCATAATGATGGTAAGTACAATGCCCGCGACAATTGTCAGCGGCAAGGATTCAAGTATTTTGCTCATTTTGTTTTTAGTCCCTATATTTTTGATTCCGCCCATAATACTCCGGGGAAATCTCCCTCTATCCCTTCTCAGGATGGGATAAGGTTAACAGTTTCGTAACGTTTCGTCAAAAAACGTTTTTTCCGGTTGGTTAGACTTGTTCTGAAGAACAAATTGCGGCATGAAAGAGAAAATTCAGAGCCAGGGTATGACAACACAGAAAAATACTTTCGGATATTGTGCGGAACAGGTCAGGCGTCAGGACCATGACAGGTTCCTGACGGTTTTATTTGCACCGCAGGAATTACGTGACGATCTTTTCGCCCTGTATGCCTTTAATCAGGAACTGGCGAGAATAAGGGAGACGGTTTCCGAGCCTGTGCTCGGAGAAATCCGGCTGCAATGGTGGCGGGAAGCCATTGATGAAATCTACGATGGCGCGCCGCGAAAACATGAAGTGGTTGACGCTCTGGCGAAAGCGGTCAGGACGCATAACCTTCCGAGGGAAATATTTCATCAGATCATTGAAAGCCGGGGGCAGGATATCTATGACGAGAATCCACAGAATCTGGGTGAGCTGATTGATTATCTCAGGGGTACGTCCGGCAATATCGCCCGGCTTGCAGCACAGGTTCTTGCCGACGGCGATACTGACCTGGGACAAAAGGCGGAAGACAGCGGGGTCGCCTGGGGATTGACCGGCATCGTGCGCGCCGTACCTTATCATCTGTCCCTGAGGAAAGTATTTCTGCCCGCAGACCGCATGGAGAAATATGGACTGTCACGGGACATGCTTGCCTCACCGGAAAGCCGTGGCCCCCTGGGCAGTGTCACCGGTGAACTCTGTGAACAGGCGACTATCTTGCTCCGGGAGATGCGGAGTGAGCGAAAAGATATCCCGTCAAGGGCCCATTCCCTGTTTTTGCTTAACTCCCTGTCGCGTAGTTATCTCAAAAGCCTGAAGAAGGCGGATTACAGTCCGTTCAATCTGCAGGAAAAGTCCGATGCCTTTTCCCGTCAGTGCCGCCTGATGCTTGATGCTTTTCTAAAGCGAGTCTAGCCAGGTCTGCAGATCGCGGAGCGCCCGGGCAGACTTCATCGGCTTGCGCTCGCTCTTTTTCAGCTTGCGGCCGTTGACCCGGTTGCTTTCCAGCGGCGGCATGATGCCAAAATTGATATTCATCGGCTGGAAGGTTTTCTGCTCCGGAAGTCCCGGGATATGGCCGCCGGTGATATGATTGATCAATGACCCGAAGGCGGTTGTGACCGGTGGCGATGTTATCGCCTGTCCCAGGCGCTCGGCGGCGGCGAAACGTCCCGCCATCAGCCCCATGGCGGCACTTTCCACATAACCTTCCACACCGGTCATTTGCCCGGCGAACCGAAGCCGCGGCATTTTCTTCAGGCGCAACTGATCATCCAGAAGTTCGGGGCTGTTGATAAATGTGTTCCTGTGCAGACCGCCCAGTCGGGCGAATTCCGCCTTTTCAAGGCCGGGGATTTTCCGGAAGACCTCTATCTGGGCCGCATATTTCAGTTTGGTCTGGAAACCGACAATATTATACAGTGTGCCCAGAGTATTATCCTGGCGCAACTGAACAACTGCATAGGGCCTTTCTTCGGAATGAGGGTTGTGCAGGCCCACAGGTTTCAGCGGGCCGAAGCTCAGGGTCTGGCGGCCACGTTCGGCCATGACTTCGATGGGCATGCAGCCTTCAAAATAGGGAGTATCCTTCTCCCACTGTTTGAAATCTGCCTTGTCGCCATCCACAAGATCATCAATCAGCTCATTATATTGCTCTTCACTCAGGGGGCAATTGATATAGTCTGCTCCTTCACCCTTGTCATAACGGGACTGGAACCAGGCCTTGCTGAAATCGATGCTGTCCTTGTAGACAATAGGCGCAATGGCATCGAAAAAGGCGAGGGAATCCTCTCCCGTCAGCTCAAGTATGGCGTTTGCCATTTTTTCCGAAGTGAGAGGGCCTGTGGCAATGATCACATTGTCCCAGTCCGCCGGCGGGATGGCCTGGACTTCCTCTCTTTTCAGCGTGAAGAGCGGGTGACTGGCGAGCTTGTTTTCCACATAACGGCTGAATTCTTCCCGGTCAACGGCGAGGGCGCTGCCGGCGGGGACTTTTGTGGCTGCCGCAGCTTCCATGATAAGGCTGTTGCAGCGGCGCATTTCTTCATGCAAAAGGCCGACAGCATTGTTTTCATGGTCATCAGAACGAAAACTGTTGGAACAAACCAGTTCGGCCAGACCATCGGTCTGGTGGGCGTCAGTATTCACGCTTGGACGCATTTCATGCAGGATTACAGGCACGTTGGTCTGCAGAATCTGCCAGGCTGCTTCAGAACCCGCCATGCCGCCGCCAATGATATGAACCGGTTTAATCTTGTATGTCATGAAAAATCCTTTTCTCCCGCGCTACATAGCACCGGAAGAAAAGGATGAAAAGGGCTTTTAGCTTTAGTTTCCTTTAAGGAGGTTCCGTATATCTTCAGAAAGTTTCTTGGCCATTTCATTAAGTTCCTGGGCTGCGGCCTGAAGCTCCTGGGAAGAAGTGCCGGTTTGCCCGATGATCTGGGTGATTTCACTGAGGTTCACAGACATGTTTTCTGATCGTCCGGCTTCCTGCTGGATGTTACGGCTGATTTCCGCAGTGGCGCCGCTTTGTTCATTCACGGCGTCATTGATAGCGCTGCAGGCATCACTAACCGTCTGAATGATGTCGGAAATTTTCAAAATGGCGTCCACAGATTTCTGGCTCGAATTCTGAATTTCCTCGACCCGGGTGGTGATATCCGTGGTGGCCTGGGTGGTCTGGGTGGCCAGGTTCTTGACTTCGGAGGCAACGACCGAAAAGCCCTTGCCTGCTTCACCGGCCCGGGCGGCCTCGATGGTGGCGTTCAGGGCCAGCAGGTTGGTCTGGCTGGCGATATCCTCGATCAGCTTGATCACGGAGCCGATTTCGCCGGCCGAGACGTCAAGGGTTTTAATGGTTTCCGAGGTGGTCTGGCTCTGTTCCACTGCCTGGCCGATGACTGACATGGAATGATTGATTTGTCGCTGGATTTCGGAAAT belongs to Emcibacter sp. and includes:
- a CDS encoding ATP-binding protein, with protein sequence MTDDKDILPLLNRIADALDRMAPKKTGRVGLNEGAAFVWQTEPDRLQRIVNVNHINLDLLKGIDHVCDILRRNTEQFAQGLPANNALLWGARGMGKSSLVKALHAELNKTLEKKLALVEIHREDIPTLPRLLEIIRNSGRQVILFCDDLSFDGEDSTYKSLKAVLEGGIEGRPKNVIFYATSNRRHLMARSMMENERGTAINPSEAVEEKVSLSDRFGLWLGFHSCPQEVFLRMVDSYIDHYKIPTDKDAAHAEAKEWATTRGSRSGRVAWQYIQDLAGRKGVSLD
- the yajC gene encoding preprotein translocase subunit YajC codes for the protein MLISTAYAQDAAAGGDPIMSFLPLILIFVVFYFLLIRPQQKRAKEHKQLVEGLRRGDVVVTSGGLIGKIARVIDDNEVEVEIAKDVKVKVMRSMIATVQGKPEPANDTEKK
- the secD gene encoding protein translocase subunit SecD — protein: MLNFPRWKVVLISLVSLLGILAAVPNFMTEEQAAALPSFLPSKQVTLGLDLQGGAHLLVEVQADTILEDRLQDKSDEVKDALSTEKIRHRRRVRDGKIIVTLNNPAEHERAVSLINSEAKNTIGASMTSIGSDDILVTDLGNGIIEVSQTEAAIKEYKRLTVAQSVEIVRRRIDEMGTKEPSIQQNGTDRILIQVPGIDDPQKLKEILGKTAKMEFRLVDQSVSPDDIARGRVPPGTEIVPASDEDVAAGAPPYAVRKRVILSGENLVDASLGYDQNGQPAVSFRFDSAGGKKFADTTRKNVGKPFAIVLDNKVISAPRINSPILGGSGIITGNFTIESANELALLLRAGALPAPLKILEERTVGPDLGADSIAAGEVAAMIGLAAVMIYILISYGFFGVVANVTLVVNIFMILGVLSTLGATLTLPGIAGIVLTIGMAVDANVLIFERIREEIRAGRGALAALEQGYARALSTILDANVTTLIAALILFQFGSGPVKGFAVTLACGIFTSVFTAVSLSRLILATWARKRRPETLKL
- the secF gene encoding protein translocase subunit SecF; translation: MLLKLVPEKTNVKFVNYRMLAFAMSLALVIASIALFFTHGLSYGIDFKGGVLMEIKTEQKADLAAIRQSVGDLGMGTPVVQEFGADTDVLIRLEYQDNKSLEDIVKEVKQSLDQNIDGEVSFRRTETVGPKVSGELVEDGILSVSLAVLAVLVYIWFRFEWQFGLGAVIALVHDVLLTIGLFSFIEMEFNLSIIAAILTIVGYSLNDTVVVYDRVRENLRKYRKMEMLDLLNLSLNETLSRTIMTSVTTLLALAALFYFGGENIHGFTAAMIWGVFVGTYSSVFIACPVLLWFEMRREPDSEIPEGMEVLPPEKG
- a CDS encoding Mth938-like domain-containing protein, translated to MKFEEAKTQSETSISAYGNGGFRIGEDLRVEGSVLLTPQGYYPWDVTSKEQMSTESFARIIEMSEDLELLILGMGENMAFLKRDLRSHLESHDIGVEVMATGAAARTYNVLLLEGRRVAAALIAV
- a CDS encoding urate hydroxylase PuuD; this translates as MTHEFGLFLVRYLHVLSGVMWIGILWYFNFIQIPSMSKIPDEQKPAISKVIAPEALFWFRWGALSTIVFGLLLAWMNGYLVEALTLKQPDIGFGMWFGLIMAFNVWFIIWPNQKIALGIVEAEADAKPKAGRRAMLFSRTNTLLSIPMLFSMISYQNSVGLG
- a CDS encoding phytoene/squalene synthase family protein, producing MKEKIQSQGMTTQKNTFGYCAEQVRRQDHDRFLTVLFAPQELRDDLFALYAFNQELARIRETVSEPVLGEIRLQWWREAIDEIYDGAPRKHEVVDALAKAVRTHNLPREIFHQIIESRGQDIYDENPQNLGELIDYLRGTSGNIARLAAQVLADGDTDLGQKAEDSGVAWGLTGIVRAVPYHLSLRKVFLPADRMEKYGLSRDMLASPESRGPLGSVTGELCEQATILLREMRSERKDIPSRAHSLFLLNSLSRSYLKSLKKADYSPFNLQEKSDAFSRQCRLMLDAFLKRV
- the trmFO gene encoding methylenetetrahydrofolate--tRNA-(uracil(54)-C(5))-methyltransferase (FADH(2)-oxidizing) TrmFO, with the translated sequence MTYKIKPVHIIGGGMAGSEAAWQILQTNVPVILHEMRPSVNTDAHQTDGLAELVCSNSFRSDDHENNAVGLLHEEMRRCNSLIMEAAAATKVPAGSALAVDREEFSRYVENKLASHPLFTLKREEVQAIPPADWDNVIIATGPLTSEKMANAILELTGEDSLAFFDAIAPIVYKDSIDFSKAWFQSRYDKGEGADYINCPLSEEQYNELIDDLVDGDKADFKQWEKDTPYFEGCMPIEVMAERGRQTLSFGPLKPVGLHNPHSEERPYAVVQLRQDNTLGTLYNIVGFQTKLKYAAQIEVFRKIPGLEKAEFARLGGLHRNTFINSPELLDDQLRLKKMPRLRFAGQMTGVEGYVESAAMGLMAGRFAAAERLGQAITSPPVTTAFGSLINHITGGHIPGLPEQKTFQPMNINFGIMPPLESNRVNGRKLKKSERKPMKSARALRDLQTWLDSL